A window of Anas acuta chromosome 5, bAnaAcu1.1, whole genome shotgun sequence genomic DNA:
gagtcaagttaaacaacaaatcaattgcttaaaattttaaatatacgttCAAGCCATTTGGTTGCTAGTATGAGTATCACACTCTCGCTATAAACTATCAgatcttctcatttactttccagttaaactctagatttaatactataatatttaataattaaatattaaaaccattgctcaaactgcggctatttaattcccaccaactattccattcacaatatccaaaactgccatttaatgttttttctaacatcaatatattgacaatacacataatgcacaagaaaatttacaaattacaagcGAAGACTCCATATACTGAAGTTATAATTGcacaggactttaaaaacaagcatttctgtaggttgCATTTCACCTGTCCACATTTTGGCACTGACGGGAACAGTTCAGCAAAACGTAATAAGCCAAAACACACTCTCCAGCCAGCAAACGTCATGTGCTCCACTTCAGTTTGCCAGAAGTATCGTTTACAGGACATCAGAGTTACCGTGACACATTCGTTGTGGCAGCACAACGGTTCCGagggaaaccaagaaacaactcctgagatgaagttgttctgattagaaaagctaaagttacttccccaaaagtcttttttctcctcataaatctgcatttgactactgaccagtttgtgatttcttaattttttaattattatctgatgtttttagCTAGCAAGGTCTTGTAATCAGAATTAGCCCCAATttgattactgtttaaaaatgaaaaggtctgaagagaaaaacaagtaagcaagcaatgctcttaataattcttttacttcagacaAAGTCAACACTGTAGATACCTGTACAGATTTTGCAGTTCAGGTCAAAAAGATGGGCTCGATGTTCATTTGTTGTATCCTTCAACATACTGCTAAAAACGTCTAGAGAAGgagcactatttacattttgtacagtttgggttgacttctgctgctcctggaaatgaacaaacacagaaaacattctggttgattgctaaattcaatcataaaaaaatacttttgaaaccgTTAATtccagttctttaaaaagatattaagggctgtgcagaactactgctctgagcagcacttacaaaaagatggaattttgaactattcttccccttttatcatttgtttaagaatatcatgtcaaacagagttctcaaatagtatttgtcctcatttcatttcatgtaattctgaagtagatactatcacattaactgcttcctgagaatacagaattgtaatactgatcacatttttgggggggaaaacaattggctaagattttgctgtaaactgaggcaaaggtctgaaaaacacgcatcatctgatattttagaagcacatgCGATATATGCCCGATATTAggttgttgcattccttcaaaccgaaaggaaaatgctcatagcACACCTACTAGGTGATATTCTTAGAGTTCATTGAAacaacctgcatttctgatacaaaatttgagGCCCTAGTTAGCATTTATCTCCCTTGGCACCTCCATGCTAAAGCAATAGCTAATACTTACATCAGAATCAGACACCGGGGGAGaatcttccatatttacatcAGGCACTTGTTCccgttttacagctgctttcttgatctcgtgtgatttgtttcttgactctaacatctgagagaaacaaaaacactttagtaacaagtctgcatactgattttataattttattttgtattttcttatcagttggctagtggaagagaaaaagcttacgttattcatatttcattaggaagaaaacaatatattaattatgggTGGTAAGGGCTGGTGAAGTTACTGTTAGTTCATATCTAAGGACACACTGGAGAATTGTATTGCTTAccgctttggctggtttctccttccataCAAACAGTTCTTTAGATAAAAGTTCTTCGGGTTTCATTCTCACTAGTTTTGACAGTGAGATTTCTCCACGAAGAACACGATGAAGAagtccctaaaaaaaacaaacaaaaaacacactttgttgccatgctgaataacttaagcaactaacatgatttgcagtgctggactgtcaaaaccctttcaggtttcttaattccctattaaaaatgccagttaatcTTAAGAAAACTTAGCACGGTGCAGCAACCAGAAACTAATGATGAAATCATCATGAAGTATGAATTTTCCACATTACCATAAAATATACTATCAATTCTACTGAACAGGAATTTTGAGAGATGAACTGCCACTCCTGTTTCATATCtatagtagaattttttttaaagaaattacgtTGTCTAGTCACTATTCCCATCTgcaccagcttctttttcctttaaaagataaattatcatgTACACAAGTGGTCTCCCATACAAACCACAGAacgtcacagaagaaaaacatttattttttttctaagaatgccattcaataaacaaatatttcactacAAAGGCCAATCTTAATAAATACACACGATCCAACTGGACTTCCATTCCAACtggattatttaatatttgaatggctttaaaacaattttgtagAGCATAATTCATAAGTCTCTCTCTTGAAACTACATattgatgtattatttaaaaaacagaatatatttcagtacgtttactgtttaagtaaattccaaacctgattttttgggtcCTCGAGATCGAACATGATGCTACGGTATTTACTCTTGTATCGGTTGTCCgtaacttgaaacaaattaaacacctccttttcaatattgagtGCTACTTTCCCTACTTCACTCTCTGTCATGACCAGATCATCACTTTCATtgactctgttaaaaacaagaaagggtatGCGCATTTACGTTAGGCACAGATTCTTCaggcagcattcataaaaactaaattttcagaggaaggagttaaccccgcttttattcactcagtgaggacttccttaaaacacatttcaaagccaaagtcTATCTCAGGACCTCAAAATGTCAACAATGGCAACCTTTTGCTACTGTCTACAGAAGACCACGGAAGACAGCCTTAACGAACTGAAGCCAGGTCAGTCCTTACAAATCCTCCTACTCATGACACtgcaattagttttttgttgttgtttttttgtcatgagctactgagggagctaaaacacttcagttttaatcttagaccctccactgtgaacagcatttctatttcagagacactaccagagcacagtggcctaagtcttgacagctgacaagagctttaatatttgtggGACAATGTTTATAGTTTTACAATGTTACAATGTTAGTAATACAGTTGCTAactttgggagaagaaggaacctctgcctcagcaagcccttccaacctttcactgtgatattcCCTACACTATGCTTCGTACAACCCCTACATCTCCAAACACCACCATTGCCAGATATCAGCTTCAGGTCACCTGCATTATAAACATCTctatgctgtgatttaattcttcaactGTAATTGTCTCTCACTACAAATGGGATAGTGacgtttttttaaaggctttttcacatgcccaattatttggcatcagattttttaaataaagctctaatgctaaaaatacttgtagtaatttctagcacaaattaaatcccttagtagcacttagcaagaaagaaacaaaactctgcaggcTAACCCTTTACTTCTAGTTGTAgtttcctatataaaataagtgctttgaattcccacccacctcttccataacatttcttttagggaCTGACGAATATATTGTCGAATCTGCGAGTTGGGCTGCGACTGGATAGGGctagcttgtgtttttgcttgactACTTCCAGATGCAGTAGAAACGGAAGACGGCGAAGGCCTTTTGAGTCCTCCAGCCAAACTGGATGCAGCTAGTTTTTTGGAAACTGGCGAGTCATGAgaagaagctgcttgttttgaaggaacGCCGCCTGTTGAGGGcgatggtttcttgggaatttcacctttgaaaCTCCCAGCAGGTTTAAGCGTCTGCTTCATTAGTGATGTGCTAGACATGGAAGGGGacttctttggaggaaaattttTAGTGAGGGAAGATGCATGTTTCTCCACCATAGATGCTGAAGCAATAGCTTTCTTTGATGCCCCTATAAACTCTGTcgctttatctttgtttctcttctcttccttttgagctgttaaaacaaagaagaaaatgcagtattaaatgcttaacattataacttcctgtttatgaagaccagctgtcaacctataaggaagtctgtgaaatacctctggagaactaccaagtatataatttaagccattcatttttaaagcctttttaaaaaatgtgtaaaagttgacttttttaagaagaagtttgcctttgatcctgcagagagcacttctcagagactgtctgaagagtttaaaagagttgcattttggttgtaaaggttgaaaatctcagtcacgagctatgcaagaaaattaaaaaaaaaaaaaagacaccaccttcaaagattcctgagttggacttcatgattaagcttcaaaacaaacaaacaaacaaacaaacaaacaaacattttcacaaagtctttaaaaaaaaaaaaaaaaaaagcaacacaacccatatctcacatttaagcagaaatcctcgctccaaactttctactttaaggagcaagcaaagagagtcaagttaaacaacaaatcaattgcttaaaattttaaatatacgttCAAGCCATTTGGTTGCTAGTATGAGTATCACACTCTCGCTATAAACTATCAgatcttctcatttactttccagttaaactctagatttaatactataatatttaataattaaatattaaaaccattgctcaaactgcggctatttaattcccaccaactattccattcacaatatccaaaactgccatttaatgttttttctaacatcaatatattgacaatacacataatgcacaagaaaatttacaaattacaagcGAAGACTCCATATACTGAAGTTATAATTGcacaggactttaaaaacaagcatttctgtaggttgCATTTCACCTGTCCACATTTTGGCACTGACGGGAACAGTTCAGCAAAACGTAATAAGCCAAAACACACTCTCCAGCCAGCAAACGTCATGTGCTCCACTTCAGTTTGCCAGAAGTATCGTTTACAGGACATCAGAGTTACCGTGACACATTCGTTGTGGCAGCACAACGGTTCCGagggaaaccaagaaacaactcctgagatgaagttgttctgattagaaaagctaaagttacttccccaaaagtcttttttctcctcataaatctgcatttgactactgaccagtttgtgatttcttaattttttaattattatctgatgtttttagCTAGCAAGGTTTTGTAATCAGAATTagtcccacagccccatctgCAGAGAGCTATGTGCTTCCCGGGAAGGATGCAGAAATTCAACTTTGGTTAATTTCACCACAAACCAAATGGACCCTTTTGGTCTTCCATACCTGCTACAGTGAGAGCAGACATTATCAGGAAGGGTCTAACAACCGATTTTTCTCAGACTTGAGGGGGACAAAGGTAGGGAGCACCCTTCTGAAGCCCAGTTCGCCCAGTTCAAGAAATCCTATAACAGCATACTGTTTGAATAGAAATACACCTCAGAAAGGGGAAGATTTGGATTACCTAAGAAACAATGTCACTACTCATTTCTGAGTGAAACAGCCTTCCCACCTTTGCCGGTCGTTAAATTCTGTTAGACGTTGAGCATTTGTAGTAGGCACCTCCAGCAGAACGCAAGCTTGTAACGAGCTGCACTACACTGCCTCTTACTGCCAGCATGTTTCACCACCAATACACAAGCTGGTGGTTAAGATGAACCATAAAACCGATGCTGTACCTGAATTTTCATAAGGCTAGGCAGAGAAGCAGGTGCTAAACATTGCCTGGAATACAAAGTGAAGAGGAGGATGCAGAAGCACTAGCTATGTGGATCCACTGTGAGTGGATGCCTTGCTAAAGCTTTCTGAGGGAAAATTATCTGAAGTGTAAGATGAAACACACTACATTAAATCATTCCAAAGAGCGTGAAGATCTTACTAGAGATTAAACTTCTTGTTCACCCACTGTTCCCGTACTTTTCCCTAGGGACTGGTCTCAAGTACTGacaaactgaacacaaaccCGGGGGATGTTGAGCTGGACTCACACggacttctcttctgtttctagtATCTCCCAAAGCCTACCCCACTAACCTTACACTATCCGTCAGGAGGCATTGAGCTATCCCAGGAAGGAGAACAGGGATCAGAAACTATCAGTGACAGTTTCAGTTTGGTCTAATGAGGCACCTGGAACTTAATACACTGAGGTAAAAAGCTGAACTACTTTGAATGAACAGTCTTGAAAAGCTAGAAGATGAATATCCAAAATATGTGTACAATAAGGTTGTGAGAATTTCTCTACTTCTGGTTCCTGGTTTATCTTCTGCCCAGACTTGTCTCTTCAGGCCGGTGGGACAGCGCACCTCTGTCTCACTACGGAGCggcaggacagcacagctcagggttCAAAATGACCACAGTACAATTCGGTCCTCGGTGCTATGATTTTAGTTCTTTTGGGTTGCAGCAGAagtacaaaacatgaaatactaaGCTTACATTCCGTACTTACAGTTTTATCATCTGTTCAAATTAGTTAACAAGCACGCTGATAGAACTAAGAACAGCAGTTAAGATATTGtgtgtataaaaaatatatccgTGCCCCAAACCTTCCTGTGTTCCAACGGCTATATCATGCTAaaactatatacatgtaaaataaataaataaatggcactaGCACAAAGGTAGATTGAAGTTCCCAGGGTTGATAGGCAGCAGCATCAGTATGGGTTCAAGAAGAAAGATGCACAAGCATCCTTTATTCTGCCAGTTCACGTCATggctattttgaaatgtttctacagTAGAGCACAGAACTCAATGCTTCTTTAGccaacagaaaatgagcagataTTTCAGCCTCATGGAAGTCTAACAGTCTCACAAACTAAAATACTACTTTATAATTACAACTGTCTACCTAACTACTTGCTGGCAGGGATTCTGCATGTAGCAAAAGATACCTACACTACATAGGCTATTCGGTGTTTCAGAACACCTGTGAAGTACTTTCTCAAATCTGCAGGACACCTCACTACATTTGAAGGATAGTgaagtggtgtgtgtgttttgacaaAGTATTGAAGGTACTTACATCctactgtagtgggtttacatggcaaggttttggtagcagggggtcataggggtggtttctgtgagaaagatctagaagccgccccatttttgggaagggccccattgttttccagagctgagccaataagcgatgttgttttgcgcctctgtgagagcatatttaagacagggaaaaaacgctgcgccacacagcagccgggagagtcaagggagtgagaaacagccttgcaggtgccaaggtcagtgtagaaggagggggagaggtgctccaggcgccggagcagaagtcccctgcggcctgtggtgaggaccatggtgaagcaggatgtccccctgcagcccatggagtaccacggtggagcagggttccacgctgcagcccgtggaggagaccacggtggagcaggtggccctgcaccgacggaggctgacgcctgtggaagacccctgctggagcagattccgggccggacctgtagcccgtggagaggagcccacgcaggagcaggtgacctggcaggagctgctgcccgtgggggagccaggttggagcagttttctcctgagggatggaccccatggtatggacccatatctggagcagttctggaagagctgctgcctgtgggaagcccacgccggatcagttcatcaaggactgcatcccgtgggtgggaccccacagcacaggggacgagagtgaccgagaaggagcggcagagaagaagtgctgtagactgaccataacccccattcccccatttcccctgcgccgctcggggggaggaggtggaagagggtggaggggggggaaggtgcttttggtttctttcctttgtttctcacttctctcacttattagtaatgagcaataaatcttactatctatcttcttatgctgaatctgttctgcccgttacaataatcaTTGCGGGATTTTCTTGACCTTATCTCAACCCtagagcccttttcacatatcttCTCCCCagtcctctttgaggagggggagtgagagagcggctgtggtggagctcggctgcccactcgagcggaaccatgacACCTACATATGTTAACAacctcatcttaaaaaaaaaaataaaacaccctcATATCCCATTTTGACTATGACAAAATGGATAGgccctgacagatttttttggtttactgACAGGATTAGTGTTCTGCCAGACAATCCAGCTGCACCAACTCACGCTGTCCTTGCACAGCTCTTGTATCCAAtgcacaggagggcaggagcacacagccgagcgcggggaaggagcaggactgcctcttctggcagcagctccccagtccATTGCCTCAGCTGCAAGGCGAGCAtgccccccagccagcaccatctTCTGATGGGCGCTGTTTCTGGTGCGCGTTTGGAAAAGTTACCAGAAGTGAGTACTCTTTTCAGAGAGCAGTATGCCAACACAGGAGGGTCCCCGCCGCCCCTTCAGCCCACCCTAGCGCTGAGGGGACCGAAGGCTCCCCCCGGGCAGCTCCAACCCCGCAAGGCCCACCGAGGAGCCGCCGCCAACAGCCCCCCTCCCGGCGCCTGCGCCCTGAGGGCGGCTTCGCCAACCGCCATGAGCGGCGGCTCGGCCCCTCGCCGTCCTGCCGGGCACCATCGGGCTCCGAGCCCCGCAGGGAcgggtgctgagccctccttGCTGGTCCCGGCTTCGAGGGCTTTgcgttttgtttcagtttaggcTGTGGAGAAAGCGGCGGGGTGGGCGCGGAGAGCGCGGTCCGTGAGGGAACggcgaggggaaggaaggggagcgctgaggggaggaagggctgcaaaggttttaagtttattgtttggtgtttttttttttttttgctttttttccgcGTCAAGCCTCCCCATTCGATGCGAATGGTGCAGGAATGCATCGCCTAACACGAGTCGGAGAACCTCAAAGCCTTCGCTGAGGGAACCGCAgccgcagagcaggcagcagagctcagctgctgagcacaacgAGGCTCGCTCATTTCGGCGGCTGTGTGGCCTCAGCCGCTCCCGGtgcctaaaaataaagccaaaataaaaataaattaaaaaaaaaaaaaaaaaaaagccgtatGGGAGCTCAGCGGCCCCGGCCGGGGCTACGCACACGGTCCCGGGGCTGCGTCAGCTGCCCACCCGCGCACCAGCCATCAGGAGGGGAAAtcgtgggaggaaaaaaagccacgaTGTTTTGAACTTAAcacgtgtgttttgtttctttgtcgcagggtgctctctcctccctttctgccttcccccccccccccgaggagcACGGAATGCACCTGTGTGTAAAAACTTACACGGTCGGTGTGTAAACCGACTCAAAAGCCCCTTTCCAGTCTTCTGGAGTTGTCAAGTGGTATTACCGCATCATGCCATGAAAATGAGCGAGGTGCATTTAGGGTTCCTTAACGGTGAACAGATTCTCCAAACTAATCTGAgataaaagagcatttcctataaggaaaaataaaactttcacctATCTATTTCACAACAATGAAAGGTTCGGGAATCTAGTATTTCCACAGCTCAACGCCAAAATAGATTacttaattattcatttctccagatctttttggtgtaaaatctgaaagtaactcaaacaacaaaatcttgagAATAAATTAGGGCATGTGttagaactgagagaaaaaatcacaagaacagactttcacatgtttttcagaacacctACAAGTAAGTATCAGTTGGGTGTGGTGGCATCCTGTCAAATACCTTTTGttaaacagatggaaatgaaacttgTGTGCCATCAGCCTCTTGTGGTGGCATGTTGAGAAGTAGCAAAGCtagttagaaaataatacacatgtacagatttaagaaatggacAACGTTTCACTGTAGATGTTTATTCTACTTATAGTAACAAAAACCTGTGAAGTCccatattttaatgtacagtgatatattttgtcatataaaatacaatttacagaaatttctatcaagtaaacctaaacaaacacacttgctttttgcatacttttacgtatatctttaaattaaaaacatctcattaagaaaaatcttacaccatagtagatgtttgcatttaataccgcctctttgcattttaacattttgtctacGGGTTCAGAATACAGACcaatattactaataattaatattactaaataattattaattgataattatttaaattactaaatagttaataattaatattactgataattaataattaatattaccaatcttcttttcaaacttaatgcagttttatacctttttcaGTGGACAGTCTTATATATACTACCAGCATAAGCAGGGTCTGACAacagtgacactttttttttttcttttttttttttcaaaacacttttagagtggaaagtacaggaaaatggagacatttcttaaatttccagcaaagttctgccaaaagaaaacccaagaaatgtcccacataattaatttaaatcgaagaaataaattccatggCCCATTTaataaacttcttttatttaacaaacttctttttctttcctttggtataCCAATTCATTTGTAGTCTTAGCTCTTTGCCAAtagatgtctgatttttttaatttttttgctggTTATAAAGGTGCTACTTCTATATACTCTTTAATTGCAggtttgtaaaaatgtgaaattaaaaaccccTCATCCACATGAAAAACTAGGTACGTTTTTCTTCGTTGTTGTACACTTAACAGatggatttcaaaacacaaaatacctgtatataaaaaggaagatagtgCACTTTAAGCTTATaacattccattttcaaatcctcCGTCCAATAATCAGTAACActgttcttctgcagccttctcctaaATACGCATGACCCttgcattgtaaaataaacaagacagcAATATTTGACTCCTTGTCAAATATGCAGCAAGTGAAAGTCCAGTATGTTCTTGCCTTTTACCTATTTGAATATTGTCGTTCACAGTTGTTCAAAAATTGCTAATTTGTCAGTACATTTTGTAAGGCTAGatttacaacagcatttttgcaaaggtgagaatatacagtatatacagAAGACATTGACTCAGTCCTTGCAGTGGTGTATATTATCTATGGGAAATGTAACAGCAGTTATAGTTCTATGACTGATTAGTGGAAGATgaagcttctgcttctgttggTTTCTGACCTTCCTTAGGTGTTTCTGGCTTCACCTCTTTACCGATCTCCCTACTTTTACTGCGATCTTTCcgatcttttcctctttcacgaTCTCGATCTCTGTCTCGATCGCgctctttttccctgcttcgATCCCGGTCTCGGTCTCTGTCACGatctctgtctctgcttcttgaTCGTTCTCTGTCACGttggtttctgtctctgtttttatcccattctttgtctctgtgtctctcccagtccctgtctCTGTTGCAGTTTCTGCCACGGTCTGTTTCCCAAGGTCTGCCATGTTCTCGATCCCTTCGTCTTTCCTCAAAGGGTCTGCTTTGTCGATTCTCTGCTTGCTGAGGCTCTGGCTGATCTAAAACCTTGTCTTTACTTCCTCCTTcgtatctctctctctgtctcccttcaAATGTCTGGCCTCTAAATTCAAGATTTTTGCCTTCTCGGAAGTCAGATCCTGACCACTGTCCTTCTGACTCGGGCCCTTGCCCAGGAATACCAGAAAGAGGTGCAGACGGCCCAGCTTCCTCCCACATCTCCTTTCTGTGGCCTGGTGGATGACTGGGAAGGTCCAGGAGTGGTCTTGGGGTTGGCTTCATATTTTGTGGCGACTGTGGTCCATGCTGCgtagaaaataaggaaggaatgGGGCCCTTTTGACTTCCAAATCTTCCAGGGGCAGATCCTCTTTGTCCATCGTTATTTGGAGAAACATGCTCTTCTGAGAACTGTGGCGCTGGGCCTCTAAAATTAGGTCCATGAGGTCCTGCGTGTGCATTGAGCATCAGTGGTGCTGGAGGTCCTCCTTTCTGCCCAGACAAAGAAAACGGACCTCCAGCTCGGTTCTCCTCAAAGTGCTGTGGGAGAGGTCCACCCtcaccctgaactggtggagaTTCAGTTTGTTCTACAAATTGATGAGGCTGagggtttctttgttcttcgTATTGCACCGCAGAAAGACCCCTGTCTGGTTCAAAGTGACCAGGTCCCTTTTCCTGAGAAGTAAACATTGGATTTGCCTCGTTTGACCAGGATACTTTGTGCATATCTTGCAAAGACTGACTGTCATTAGATGTGGAGAAATTAGGCTGAAAAGACGTACTTGGAGGTGTCGGAAGCAGCACTTTACGTAAAGGCCTGGATGTAGAAGGTTCTGCAGAAACTGCTTGACTCACATTTTCCAAAGTAACttgaacagtattttcaaatttgctaTTAGGTGCCTCTTTTTGGAGCACTGCAGGAGGCTTTTCACTGGAAACCCAGTTATCACCACCGTAACTAAGCTGAGTAGCAGGAATTAAAGTTTTATCTTCCTTACCAAGTGAAGTCtgcaaagtgtttggaaaactcGCTTGAGGGTCACAGCTCTGGTTTAAAACTTGTGCTTGCTGATTGGAAGATGAAGGTAAATCTACTTTTTGCGCAGCCTGTTGGTCCTGATGGAACAATTCAGTCTCTATTAGGGAAGATTTTGGTGGAGGTGACATTAAAGCATCAGACACCGAGAAGTGAGCCACTGAAACACCAACAGCTGCTCGTTGTTGTCTGAGGGCTTCTTCTTGCTCCTCAGTTTGTCGTTTCTGCtcttctatttgtttgtttaattcttctaacattttttgcaGTTCCACCAAGGATGAAGACGCAGATAAATCTGGCACATACGAGGCAGGTGTTTCCACGGAAGTGTTTTTAGTGTCTGTATACATTTTGTTAGGTAAATCATCAACCGTAACTTTTGCTTCCTCCAAGATAGTTTTGTCTTCCAGATCATAGGCCTCATCCTTTAGTTCTGCTGTGTTACTGGGCTTCTCCACACTATACAGTTTTTTGCTTTCACCggtctgcatttcaaaagctttctctgGATCATATTCTTCTTTGGGATCGTATGGCCTGtcatcctcctcatcttctATAGCTTTGTCTTTTGACATCTGTCCAAACTGTTGTACAATGGGATCTAGCAAAGGAACAGCTGACACACCTCCATCCACAGCTGCTTTAGCTTCCTGATTTGAAGACTGGACAGTTTCAGTCTCCTTAGCAAGAGGttcaaaagtcttctttttacCAAAAAGTGTCTGGTGGATGTACTCAAGAGGTGTGGTATTTTTTGAGGATGAAGAATGCATAGCAGTAGCACTTGTAGAAGCGGTAGCTGAAACTGGTGGTGGTACAGTACTTGTGGTTCCACTCTTAGTCGAGGAcggtatttttaatactgaaggtGTGACTGATGAGGTTTCTGGAACGGGAagtgggggtggaggtggaggagatcCAGGTAGTGTTGTACTTACAGCTGAGTCTCCCGAATACAGTGTGTATTTcggagttttcttttcttgtgaagaAGCTACTGGC
This region includes:
- the LOC137857082 gene encoding death-inducer obliterator 1-like, whose protein sequence is MSALTVAAQKEEKRNKDKATEFIGASKKAIASASMVEKHASSLTKNFPPKKSPSMSSTSLMKQTLKPAGSFKGEIPKKPSPSTGGVPSKQAASSHDSPVSKKLAASSLAGGLKRPSPSSVSTASGSSQAKTQASPIQSQPNSQIRQNIRQSLKEMLWKRVNDSDDLVMTESEVGKVALNIEKEVFNLFQVTDNRYKNKYCSIMFDLEDPKNQGLLHRVLRGEISLSKLVRMKPEELLSKELSVWKEKPAKAMLESRNKSHEIKKAAVKREQVPDVNMEDSPPVSDSDEQQKSTQTVQNVNSAPSLDVFSSMLKDTTNEHRAHLFDLNCKICTGQISASEDELPPKKIKLMASAKKAVSKSKPEVQQKYESSAPAAAAAKEAASENTEETEVAPAAEAVSQSSLERTYIPTTQGHGNTDTSSEEPSTFPASCTGAVVTTVTVSGREPRTPMSGSSGSTTTALRSGTASGEVLTGETKQEMSKPVMTVPKSILTKPSSSPDPRYLAVHQSPNISVAEPRSPQGSDTSLFLSRLNTIWKGFINLQSVAKFIAKAYPVSGCFDYLSEDLPDTIHIGGKISPKAVWDYVGKLKSSLCKELFLIHLIRFHPATEEEEVAYISLYSYFSSRRCFGVVTNNNRHVKNLYLIPLSSKDPIPSNLLPFKGPGLESSRPNLILGLVICQKGKRLATTMDTDKIEKKRSRIQVQEETETSLYSKGPVASSQEKKTPKYTLYSGDSAVSTTLPGSPPPPPPLPVPETSSVTPSVLKIPSSTKSGTTSTVPPPVSATASTSATAMHSSSSKNTTPLEYIHQTLFGKKKTFEPLAKETETVQSSNQEAKAAVDGGVSAVPLLDPIVQQFGQMSKDKAIEDEEDDRPYDPKEEYDPEKAFEMQTGESKKLYSVEKPSNTAELKDEAYDLEDKTILEEAKVTVDDLPNKMYTDTKNTSVETPASYVPDLSASSSLVELQKMLEELNKQIEEQKRQTEEQEEALRQQRAAVGVSVAHFSVSDALMSPPPKSSLIETELFHQDQQAAQKVDLPSSSNQQAQVLNQSCDPQASFPNTLQTSLGKEDKTLIPATQLSYGGDNWVSSEKPPAVLQKEAPNSKFENTVQVTLENVSQAVSAEPSTSRPLRKVLLPTPPSTSFQPNFSTSNDSQSLQDMHKVSWSNEANPMFTSQEKGPGHFEPDRGLSAVQYEEQRNPQPHQFVEQTESPPVQGEGGPLPQHFEENRAGGPFSLSGQKGGPPAPLMLNAHAGPHGPNFRGPAPQFSEEHVSPNNDGQRGSAPGRFGSQKGPIPSLFSTQHGPQSPQNMKPTPRPLLDLPSHPPGHRKEMWEEAGPSAPLSGIPGQGPESEGQWSGSDFREGKNLEFRGQTFEGRQRERYEGGSKDKVLDQPEPQQAENRQSRPFEERRRDREHGRPWETDRGRNCNRDRDWERHRDKEWDKNRDRNQRDRERSRSRDRDRDRDRDRDRSREKERDRDRDRDRERGKDRKDRSKSREIGKEVKPETPKEGQKPTEAEASSSTNQS